The Manihot esculenta cultivar AM560-2 chromosome 11, M.esculenta_v8, whole genome shotgun sequence genome includes a region encoding these proteins:
- the LOC110625792 gene encoding uncharacterized protein LOC110625792, with translation MDGLDKDVSSSSAPIKPPSISRGTDENEESYGEMGLSVQSSKKPTTKHYMSPTISGASKINPPRKKILAERNETLDNSFQKISTNLDSKATQMPTSLDSKTTSSTEFDEKEQKALVDDLSSRPYDPLTNCLSPRPKFLRYKPNRRQELFLKRENQAKQGNGDGLTTVENDCLETEKGINGEGILASSCGSLATGSNDANVKQENEEMDESEDEFEEEYEERGWGFRGILKVLVLLTVLVFSTSYISSMNSPTPPPVVQAVGSFKDGYHMIQDHVYEFVKSLEIGKFLVDREGTQMSSVDSDRIEEEEMIEDVNFGETEDSDGLNEVVEMVEYEQEGAVDEFSEGGESEAMEIVEYGEKEVVDKIFKVQAGEIADASDLEVAISDQLAANSGLQGLEALEVIQMPLTNESSVPNTSEKENEMVGEPIKEETFNGEMGGIGNVTDDAHEILITKEGLIKHMEMESILKAVVGFSIFSSIAASLALALHFRKNRNARKDAHPVVEPCLDSVIAEKCCSLLANEEDKDEHTQHPVSFANSRSVTNSLEEDSKQRYEIRSPTIELLGELVVGEMSSSLRSCGMKSRMIESEVSSYSVSMEKKETGSRANSVPVRMHPALSHISNINSPSYTDEKKIIKKEEAITPLRRSSRIRNRAIASP, from the exons ATGGATGGTCTTGATAAGGACGTTTCCTCATCATCGGCTCCAATTAAGCCTCCTTCAATCTCCAGAG GCACAGATGAAAATGAGGAAAGCTATGGAGAAATGGGGCTAAGTGTACAAAGCTCAAAGAAACCAACAACAAAGCACTATATGTCACCAACAATATCTGGAGCTTCAAAAATCAATCCCCCAAGAAAGAAAATCTTGGCGGAAAGGAATGAGACTCTAGACAACTCTTTCCAGAAAATCTCAACAAATCTTGATTCAAAAGCCACCCAAATGCCCACAAGTCTAGATTCAAAAACCACTTCTAGTACTGAGTTTGATGAAAAAGAGCAAAAGGCTCTTGTTGATGATTTATCATCAAGGCCTTATGATCCCTTAACCAATTGCCTCTCTCCAAGGCCTAAATTTCTCCGCTATAAGCCCAACAGGCGCCAGGAGTTATTTCTTAAAAGAGAAAATCAGGCGAAACAAGGCAATGGCGATGGGTTAACAACTGTTGAAAATGATTGTTTGGAGACCGAGAAAGGCATTAATGGTGAAGGTATTTTGGCTAGTTCTTGTGGTTCCTTGGCAACTGGGTCTAACGATGCTAATGTGAAGCAAGAAAATGAAGAGATGGATGAAAGTGAAGATGAATTTGAGGAGGAATATGAGGAAAGAGGATGGGGTTTTAGAGGAATACTTAAAGTTTTGGTCTTGTTGACTGTTCTGGTGTTTTCTACTTCATATATTTCCTCTATGAACTCTCCCACACCTCCACCTGTTGTACAAGCTGTTGGGAGTTTCAAGGATGGATATCACATGAtacaagatcatgtatatgaatTTGTGAAGAGTCTTGAGATTGGAAAATTCTTGGTTGACAGAGAAGGAACGCAAATGAGTTCTGTTGATTCAGATCGAATTGAGGAAGAAGAGATGATTGAAGATGTAAATTTTGGAGAGACAGAAGACAGTGATGGATTGAATGAAGTAGTAGAGATGGTTGAATATGAACAGGAAGGAGCAGTAGATGAGTTTAGTGAAGGAGGAGAAAgtgaggctatggagattgttGAGTATGGAGAGAAGGAAGTAGTTGACAAGATTTTCAAGGTACAAGCAGGAGAAATTGCAGATGCTAGTGACCTTGAAGTGGCAATTTCTGATCAGTTGGCTGCAAATTCTGGGTTGCAGGGACTGGAAGCTCTTGAAGTGATTCAGATGCCCCTAACGAATGAATCAAGCGTTCCAAATACTTCTGAGAAGGAAAATGAGATGGTGGGTGAGCCAATCAAAGAAGAAACCTTTAACGGGGAAATGGGTGGAATTGGAAATGTCACTGATGATGCCCATGAAATTTTGATTACGAAGGAGGGGCTTATCAAACACATGGAAATGGAATCAATTCTGAAAGCTGTCGTTGGATTTTCTATCTTTTCTTCAATTGCAGCGTCCCTGGCATTGGCTCTTCACTTTAGAAAGAATAGAAATGCAAGAAAGGACGCTCATCCTGTTGTTGAACCTTGTCTCGACTCTGTGATAGCAGAAAAATGCTGCTCACTCCTTGCTAATGAGGAAGATAAGGATGAGCACACTCAACATCCTGTTTCATTTGCCAACTCCAGGTCCGTGACGAATTCATTGGAAGAAGATTCCAAACAAAGATATGAAATCCGATCCCCAACAATTGAGTTGCTTGGTGAGCTAGTGGTGGGGGAGATGAGCAGCTCTCTTAGGAGCTGTGGCATGAAAAGCAGAATGATAGAGAGTGAAGTGAGCAGCTATTCCGTTTCCATGGAGAAGAAGGAGACAGGCAGCAGGGCTAATTCAGTTCCTGTTCGTATGCATCCAGCTTTATCACATATCTCAAACATTAATTCGCCTTCATATACTGATGAgaagaaaattataaagaaagaG GAAGCAATAACTCCTCTGAGGCGATCAAGCAGGATCCGCAATCGGGCAATTGCATCTCCATGA